A genomic stretch from Theobroma cacao cultivar B97-61/B2 chromosome 4, Criollo_cocoa_genome_V2, whole genome shotgun sequence includes:
- the LOC18601152 gene encoding 40S ribosomal protein S27-2 — MVLQNDIDLLNPPAELEKKKHKLKRLVQSPNSFFMDVKCQGCFNITTVFSHSQTVVVCGNCQTVLCQPTGGRARLTEGCSFRKKGD, encoded by the exons ATG GTTCTCCAAAACGACATTGATTTGTTGAATCCTCCGGCAGAGCTTGAGAAGAAGAAGCACAAGCTCAAGCGTCTCGTTCAGTCCCCCAATTCTTTCTTCATG GATGTGAAATGTCAAGGCTGCTTCAACAT AACCACTGTATTTAGCCACTCTCAAACTGTTGTGGTGTGTGGTAACTGCCAGACGGTTTTGTGCCAGCCTACTGGTGGTAGAGCTAGACTCACAGAGGGATGCTCTTTTAGGAAAAAGGGAGACTGA